One region of Peribacillus simplex genomic DNA includes:
- a CDS encoding MBL fold metallo-hydrolase, whose translation MKKRIRNTSISFLLVVSIILSLPLLLPSFGQSAGMQSDFKVTLLGTGSPILSTSRSGPATLVEVGNEKLLFDAGRGTALQLYKANMLPGSIDKLFLSHLHSDHTIGIPDIWLTGSLPTGGKRELAFNIWGPKGTKKMMLHMNKAYKADLDAREDYGNGNVEGASIIAHDIKEGVVYQQKGIEVIAFKVDHKSIDPAFGYRVNYKGHSVVISGDTRYNENLIQFAKGADVVIHEVAAARPDNESESISNILDLHTTPEEAGKVFSQIQPKLTVYSHIVLLGGLTEEKANLPGRTKETYEGTVVVGEDLLSIEIGDKVQVLHP comes from the coding sequence ATGAAGAAAAGAATAAGGAATACCTCTATTAGTTTTTTGTTGGTAGTTTCAATCATACTATCATTACCATTATTACTTCCTTCTTTTGGCCAATCTGCTGGAATGCAATCGGATTTTAAAGTAACTCTATTAGGAACAGGTTCTCCTATTTTAAGTACATCCCGGTCCGGTCCCGCTACCCTTGTGGAAGTTGGTAATGAAAAGCTCCTCTTTGATGCAGGACGTGGAACTGCTTTGCAATTATATAAAGCGAATATGTTACCAGGCAGTATTGACAAGTTATTCCTTTCACACTTGCATTCGGATCATACGATTGGCATCCCAGACATATGGCTTACAGGTTCTTTGCCAACAGGTGGGAAAAGAGAGCTAGCCTTTAACATTTGGGGACCTAAGGGAACAAAGAAAATGATGTTACATATGAATAAAGCTTATAAAGCCGATTTGGATGCAAGGGAAGACTATGGAAATGGAAACGTTGAAGGAGCAAGTATTATAGCACATGATATCAAGGAAGGCGTTGTGTATCAACAAAAGGGAATAGAGGTAATAGCTTTCAAGGTTGACCATAAATCAATTGATCCTGCTTTTGGTTATCGGGTTAATTACAAAGGACATTCAGTAGTTATCTCAGGTGACACCCGTTATAATGAAAATCTAATTCAATTTGCTAAAGGTGCTGACGTAGTCATTCATGAGGTTGCAGCCGCAAGACCTGATAATGAATCAGAATCAATATCCAATATTCTTGACCTTCACACTACACCCGAGGAAGCAGGTAAAGTCTTTAGCCAAATACAACCAAAGCTTACTGTGTATTCACATATTGTATTATTAGGTGGATTAACAGAAGAAAAAGCTAATTTGCCCGGAAGAACAAAAGAAACATATGAAGGAACAGTTGTAGTAGGTGAGGATTTGCTGTCTATTGAAATTGGCGATAAGGTACAAGTGCTGCACCCGTGA